The following are encoded together in the Gilvimarinus sp. DA14 genome:
- the trmD gene encoding tRNA (guanosine(37)-N1)-methyltransferase TrmD, which produces MIQAVRDSGITARAVKEGRVDIRCWNPRDFTQDKHRTVDDRPYGGGPGMLMKVQPLADAVDAAKQWAINARVIYLSPQGQVFNQAAASELAQNGNLILIAGRYEGIDERLIARVVDEEWSIGDYVLSGGELPAMVLMDAVIRLLPGALGDAQSAVEDSFTDGLLDHPHYTRPESLDGAEVPEVLLSGDHERIRRWRLQQALGRTWLRRPDLLQHKDLTEEQQVLLTDFRRDLND; this is translated from the coding sequence ATGATTCAGGCGGTACGCGATAGTGGTATTACCGCGCGGGCGGTAAAAGAGGGGCGGGTGGATATCCGCTGCTGGAACCCGCGGGATTTTACCCAGGACAAGCATCGCACCGTGGATGATCGCCCATATGGCGGCGGCCCCGGTATGCTGATGAAAGTTCAGCCGCTGGCCGACGCTGTCGATGCTGCTAAGCAGTGGGCGATAAATGCCAGAGTTATTTACCTGTCGCCTCAGGGCCAGGTATTTAACCAGGCGGCCGCGAGTGAGCTGGCGCAAAACGGTAATCTGATTTTGATTGCCGGTCGCTACGAAGGAATAGACGAACGTCTGATTGCCCGAGTAGTCGACGAAGAGTGGTCCATTGGCGATTATGTGCTATCCGGCGGCGAATTGCCGGCCATGGTGCTGATGGATGCGGTCATCAGGCTGTTGCCTGGTGCCCTTGGTGATGCTCAGTCTGCGGTGGAAGATTCTTTTACCGATGGCCTGTTGGACCATCCACACTATACCCGCCCTGAGTCATTGGATGGGGCGGAGGTTCCCGAGGTGTTGTTATCCGGGGACCATGAAAGAATTCGGCGTTGGCGCTTACAACAAGCGCTGGGGCGAACCTGGCTAAGACGGCCAGATTTATTGCAACACAAAGACTTAACCGAGGAGCAGCAAGTGCTGCTGACGGACTTTCGTCGGGACCTTAATGACTAA
- the rimM gene encoding ribosome maturation factor RimM (Essential for efficient processing of 16S rRNA) yields the protein MAGSSNLVDVGRISAVFGVKGWLKIQSFTEPAENLFEYHPWWLKTAHGVKAVEIDAARPHGKGFVAHLKDVDDRDLAATYSGITIAVERDQLPELAGDEYYWYQLQGLQVVSEYEGKTYSLGKVSKLLETGANDVLVVGATDDSIDERERLVPYVPEQYVLKVDLDAGVITVAWDPQF from the coding sequence GTGGCAGGTTCTTCAAATCTGGTGGATGTCGGTCGAATTAGTGCCGTATTTGGCGTTAAAGGCTGGCTGAAAATCCAATCGTTTACTGAGCCTGCTGAAAACCTGTTTGAGTATCATCCCTGGTGGTTAAAAACCGCGCACGGGGTGAAGGCGGTGGAAATCGACGCCGCGCGTCCTCATGGCAAGGGTTTTGTTGCCCACCTTAAGGATGTAGACGATCGCGACCTGGCGGCTACTTACTCCGGCATTACCATTGCGGTGGAGCGAGACCAGTTGCCCGAGCTGGCTGGTGATGAGTATTACTGGTACCAGCTGCAGGGCTTGCAGGTCGTCAGCGAGTATGAGGGCAAGACCTACTCGCTCGGCAAAGTCTCCAAGTTGCTGGAGACCGGCGCCAATGATGTGCTGGTGGTTGGTGCCACCGACGACAGCATTGATGAGCGCGAGCGCCTGGTGCCTTATGTGCCAGAGCAATACGTGCTAAAGGTGGATCTCGATGCCGGTGTGATCACCGTTGCCTGGGATCCACAGTTTTAA
- the rpsP gene encoding 30S ribosomal protein S16 — MVTIRLSRGGSKKRPFYHLTVTDSRSARNGRFIERVGFFNPIARGQEEKLRVDQERIDYWVSQGALLSERVAKLVKEAA; from the coding sequence ATGGTAACTATTCGTCTGTCACGTGGCGGTTCAAAAAAGCGTCCTTTCTACCACCTGACTGTAACCGACAGCCGCAGCGCGCGTAACGGTCGCTTTATCGAGCGTGTTGGCTTTTTCAACCCAATCGCCCGTGGCCAGGAAGAGAAACTGCGCGTTGATCAAGAGCGTATCGACTACTGGGTAAGCCAGGGCGCTCTGTTGAGCGAGCGCGTTGCCAAGCTGGTTAAAGAAGCCGCTTAA
- a CDS encoding beta-ketoacyl synthase produces the protein MSRLPVIVGFGGFNAAGRSSGHHAFRRMVIESLPAAERQQTLAGLGVMMGLIQCQAGQWCDGQGKSLSLEEIEQTFGPQILDGSLIRRIDPAFFDVDAAAWQKSATLQGEAGVQTFTLSSKDLPEPTPANWRVTELEGRKVKVEVTGPVEVKFDSYRDIPVKSAGQLPQGFDPSALYNARFHPRALQLSVIAASDAVRSVGIDWATIAASVKPDQVGVYASNVMSQMDDNGFGGLLQARLRGSRVTTKQCPLGLNSMPADFVNAYILGSVGHTSANAGACASFLYNLRSALEDISSGRCRVAVVGNAEAPITQEIIDGYATMGALGVEEKLKKIDNSDSTDPRRSSRPFGENCGFTIAESAQYVVLMDDALAFELGADIHGAVNDVFINADGFKKSISAPGPGNHITFAKAVASARAILGDEAIRKRSMVHAHGSSTPQNRVTESQIFDQIAAYFGIEHWPVAAIKAYVGHSLSPASADQLIASLGSFKYGVVPGIKTIDKVADDVYADRLHIPVADYMPEEPIDIAFLNSKGFGGNNATASVLSPRVVNQMLAKRYGTDAYTAYEKRRESTRAAAAQYDQAALQGDFGTIYQFGEGLIDESEITLAAGKLNLPGYVHPIDLDMPNRFADMV, from the coding sequence ATGTCCCGTTTACCTGTGATTGTCGGTTTTGGTGGTTTTAATGCGGCCGGACGCAGTTCGGGGCATCATGCGTTTCGGCGTATGGTGATAGAGTCGCTGCCAGCGGCTGAGCGTCAGCAAACACTTGCCGGCTTGGGCGTGATGATGGGGCTGATTCAATGTCAGGCCGGACAGTGGTGCGATGGTCAGGGTAAATCTCTGAGCTTGGAAGAAATTGAACAAACATTCGGGCCGCAAATTCTGGACGGCAGCCTGATCCGCCGTATTGATCCCGCGTTTTTTGATGTTGATGCCGCCGCTTGGCAAAAGAGTGCAACTCTGCAGGGGGAGGCGGGCGTCCAGACCTTTACTCTGAGCTCAAAAGATTTGCCCGAGCCTACTCCCGCTAATTGGCGCGTCACCGAGCTGGAGGGGCGAAAAGTCAAAGTGGAGGTGACCGGACCGGTTGAGGTGAAGTTCGATAGCTATCGCGATATTCCCGTTAAATCCGCCGGTCAGCTGCCTCAGGGGTTCGATCCTTCTGCACTTTACAATGCCCGGTTTCACCCGCGTGCACTGCAGTTATCGGTAATTGCCGCTTCCGACGCCGTGCGCTCGGTAGGCATCGATTGGGCCACCATTGCCGCCAGCGTAAAGCCCGATCAAGTGGGGGTTTATGCCAGTAATGTTATGAGCCAAATGGATGACAATGGTTTTGGTGGTTTGCTGCAGGCACGTCTGCGCGGCTCCCGTGTCACCACCAAACAGTGTCCGTTAGGTTTGAATAGCATGCCCGCCGATTTTGTGAACGCTTACATTCTCGGCAGTGTCGGGCACACCTCGGCCAATGCCGGGGCCTGTGCTTCTTTTCTTTATAACCTGCGCTCAGCGCTGGAAGACATCAGCAGTGGCCGCTGTCGCGTAGCCGTAGTGGGTAACGCCGAGGCCCCCATCACTCAGGAAATTATCGATGGCTATGCCACCATGGGTGCCCTGGGGGTAGAGGAAAAGTTGAAGAAAATTGATAACAGCGACAGCACAGACCCGCGCCGCTCCAGTCGCCCTTTTGGTGAAAACTGCGGCTTCACGATTGCAGAGTCGGCCCAGTATGTGGTGCTGATGGACGACGCCCTAGCGTTCGAGCTCGGAGCGGATATTCACGGCGCGGTAAACGATGTGTTTATTAATGCCGACGGGTTTAAAAAATCTATCTCGGCACCGGGACCGGGGAACCATATTACTTTTGCCAAAGCTGTGGCATCGGCTCGCGCGATCTTGGGTGACGAGGCGATTCGCAAGCGCTCGATGGTGCACGCCCACGGCTCAAGCACCCCGCAAAACCGGGTCACTGAATCGCAAATTTTTGACCAAATCGCCGCCTATTTTGGCATCGAGCACTGGCCCGTCGCCGCTATTAAAGCCTATGTCGGGCACTCATTGTCCCCCGCCAGCGCCGATCAGCTGATTGCCAGCTTGGGTAGCTTTAAATATGGCGTGGTGCCGGGCATTAAAACCATCGATAAGGTCGCAGACGATGTTTACGCCGATCGCCTGCACATACCAGTGGCTGATTACATGCCAGAAGAGCCTATCGATATTGCCTTTTTAAACTCCAAGGGTTTTGGTGGCAATAATGCAACTGCGAGCGTCTTGTCGCCGCGGGTAGTCAATCAGATGCTGGCCAAACGTTATGGCACTGACGCCTACACCGCCTACGAAAAGCGACGTGAAAGCACTCGTGCGGCTGCCGCGCAGTATGACCAGGCTGCGCTGCAGGGTGACTTTGGTACTATTTATCAGTTTGGCGAAGGCCTGATCGACGAAAGTGAGATTACTCTGGCCGCTGGCAAGCTGAACCTTCCCGGATACGTACATCCTATCGATTTGGATATGCCCAACCGCTTCGCCGATATGGTTTAG
- a CDS encoding GlxA family transcriptional regulator, with product MTETRISFVLSENMLATGTALPMEMLRTAILANRRRGGDKRCVVKLSTTAEHRGSYNSTTGFRWQADRPLPQTDKSDIIYLPALWRNPRPTLRRSGALLEWLRDCHARGTTLCAVSTGVCFLAQAGLLEGKAATTHWHYFDQFERDYPKVDLKRQHFITKAGNIYCAASVNSLADLTVHFIHKLFNRTVATHVERHFSHEIRRPYESLAFYENLDHPHPDEQIVQVQSWLRQSYAQNLKMSQVAQHFDMSTRTLNRRFKEATGTTPLDYLRQVRINTAQELLKTSNLSIAEIAAQVGYMDTAYFTERFKEQLDITPSDYRATVRAKLFHTD from the coding sequence ATGACCGAAACCCGAATCAGCTTTGTTTTATCAGAAAATATGCTGGCTACCGGCACCGCTCTACCTATGGAGATGTTGCGCACCGCCATTTTAGCCAACAGACGACGCGGTGGTGACAAGCGCTGTGTGGTCAAGCTGTCCACCACCGCCGAACATCGCGGCAGCTACAACAGCACCACCGGCTTTCGCTGGCAAGCTGACCGACCACTACCCCAGACAGACAAAAGTGACATCATTTATCTACCGGCGCTGTGGCGCAATCCCAGGCCGACACTGCGCCGCTCAGGCGCACTGCTTGAATGGCTAAGGGATTGTCACGCCAGGGGAACGACTTTGTGTGCGGTGAGCACCGGTGTTTGCTTTCTGGCCCAGGCGGGCCTACTGGAAGGCAAAGCCGCGACGACCCACTGGCACTATTTTGATCAGTTCGAACGGGACTATCCCAAGGTTGATTTAAAGCGACAGCACTTTATTACCAAAGCCGGTAATATTTACTGCGCCGCGAGCGTCAACTCACTGGCCGACTTAACCGTACACTTTATTCACAAACTGTTTAATCGCACCGTGGCCACTCATGTCGAGCGGCACTTCTCCCACGAGATTCGCCGCCCCTATGAAAGCCTCGCATTTTACGAAAATCTCGACCACCCCCATCCAGACGAGCAAATTGTGCAAGTGCAATCCTGGCTACGCCAAAGTTACGCTCAGAACCTGAAAATGTCCCAGGTGGCGCAGCACTTTGATATGAGTACGCGCACCCTTAACCGGCGCTTCAAGGAAGCAACAGGCACAACTCCGCTGGACTACTTGCGCCAGGTACGCATCAATACGGCGCAGGAGTTATTAAAGACAAGCAACCTCAGCATCGCTGAAATTGCCGCCCAGGTGGGCTATATGGATACTGCTTATTTTACCGAGCGCTTTAAAGAGCAACTGGATATTACTCCCAGCGACTACCGCGCCACCGTAAGAGCAAAGCTATTTCATACTGACTGA
- a CDS encoding class I SAM-dependent methyltransferase, with protein sequence MTHTCPLCSSRRSCEYFSEPRRSYWKCLCCQLVFVPPHFYLSAQAEKAEYDLHQNSPDDPGYRKFLSRAVNPLQQRLAPGATGLDFGSGPEPVLQIMLHELGFSVAIYDLFYAANTSVWEQTYDFIIATEVVEHLHAPGDELQRLWHCLRPGGLLLLMTKRVIDVNAFSRWHYKNDPTHVCFFSEATFNWLADHWQAELTLVDKDVVILQKPGESSVSMK encoded by the coding sequence ATGACGCACACATGCCCCCTGTGCTCGTCTCGGCGCAGTTGTGAGTATTTTTCAGAGCCCAGACGTTCCTATTGGAAGTGCTTGTGTTGTCAGTTAGTGTTTGTCCCGCCCCACTTTTATCTAAGTGCGCAAGCCGAAAAAGCTGAATATGATTTGCACCAGAACAGCCCTGATGACCCGGGTTATAGAAAGTTCTTGTCACGTGCGGTCAATCCGCTGCAGCAGCGACTAGCTCCCGGCGCAACGGGCTTAGACTTTGGCAGTGGCCCAGAGCCTGTGCTGCAGATAATGTTGCACGAGCTAGGGTTCTCGGTAGCAATCTACGATCTTTTCTATGCTGCAAATACTTCGGTGTGGGAGCAAACCTACGACTTTATTATCGCCACCGAAGTCGTGGAGCATTTGCACGCGCCAGGAGATGAACTGCAGCGTTTGTGGCATTGCCTGCGTCCCGGAGGATTGTTACTGCTAATGACCAAGCGCGTGATTGATGTGAACGCCTTCAGTCGTTGGCACTATAAAAATGATCCGACACATGTGTGCTTTTTTTCCGAGGCGACATTTAACTGGTTGGCTGATCACTGGCAGGCTGAGTTAACGCTGGTCGATAAAGATGTGGTGATACTGCAAAAACCTGGGGAGTCGTCAGTCAGTATGAAATAG
- a CDS encoding Hsp20 family protein has product MRNFDFSPLYRSSIGFDRVASLLDSLSRTEQSQPSYPPYNIELTGEDHYRITMAVAGFDRSELNIEVNQNNLTITGQNAAEEEGRTFLHRGIAARNFERRFQLADHVRVETANFENGLLHIDLVREVPEAIKPRNIAIGNGSSEASVTTAQEAVTQDKTHAA; this is encoded by the coding sequence ATGCGTAACTTTGATTTTTCTCCATTGTATCGTTCGTCCATTGGCTTTGATCGCGTTGCCAGCTTGCTTGACTCCCTGTCGCGCACTGAGCAGTCACAGCCAAGCTATCCGCCCTACAATATTGAATTGACCGGTGAAGACCACTACCGTATTACGATGGCCGTTGCAGGTTTTGACCGCAGCGAGCTGAATATTGAAGTGAACCAGAACAATTTGACCATCACCGGACAAAACGCGGCCGAAGAAGAAGGTCGTACCTTCTTGCATCGAGGCATTGCCGCTCGTAATTTCGAGCGCCGTTTCCAATTGGCCGACCATGTAAGGGTTGAAACTGCTAATTTTGAAAACGGGTTGTTGCATATTGATCTGGTGCGCGAAGTTCCGGAAGCTATAAAACCTCGCAACATTGCTATTGGTAATGGTTCTTCCGAAGCCTCTGTCACTACTGCACAAGAGGCAGTGACTCAGGACAAAACTCACGCAGCTTAA
- a CDS encoding TIGR01777 family oxidoreductase, translated as MYVSDELDLAPVNESLQGKRVLITGATGFIGQGLVAQLLALRAEVTVFSRRPEVAKALWGEKVSLGSEFVQLEGVHFAGIVNLAGAPIMAKRWTHSRKQYLMDSRVAFTRQLLQRCANSAPPDVVISGSAIGFYGPQVWSSVDESAATGEGFSAHLCTQWEQAARDGLPDSTRLCLLRTGVVLDAGGGALQQMLPPFKVGLGGPMGSGEQWMSWIHRADLVEMIVWLLADTSVQGPVNAVAPEPVTNQYFSQALANCLRKPCLLRMPKFAVKLLWGQAGEELLLGSANIEPRQALAHGFNYRFASLSEALNASVKN; from the coding sequence ATGTACGTATCAGATGAATTAGATTTGGCGCCCGTAAACGAGTCGCTGCAGGGTAAGAGAGTTCTGATTACCGGCGCTACCGGGTTTATTGGTCAAGGACTGGTCGCACAGCTACTTGCTCTGCGTGCCGAGGTCACTGTGTTCTCTCGAAGGCCAGAGGTTGCGAAGGCTTTGTGGGGGGAAAAGGTATCGCTGGGGTCAGAGTTTGTGCAGCTCGAAGGTGTGCACTTCGCTGGCATCGTTAATTTGGCTGGCGCGCCAATTATGGCTAAGCGTTGGACCCACTCGCGCAAGCAGTATTTGATGGATAGTCGCGTTGCTTTTACTCGGCAGTTATTGCAGCGCTGCGCGAACTCTGCGCCGCCGGATGTAGTTATCAGTGGTAGTGCCATAGGGTTTTATGGTCCTCAAGTGTGGTCTTCGGTTGATGAGTCGGCAGCGACCGGTGAGGGGTTTTCCGCCCATTTGTGCACCCAGTGGGAGCAGGCAGCGCGTGACGGTTTGCCCGATTCTACCCGCCTCTGTCTGCTGCGCACTGGCGTTGTACTGGACGCAGGCGGCGGCGCTCTACAGCAAATGTTACCGCCTTTTAAAGTGGGCTTGGGAGGTCCCATGGGCAGTGGTGAGCAGTGGATGAGTTGGATTCACCGGGCAGACCTGGTTGAGATGATTGTATGGTTGTTAGCGGATACGTCGGTGCAGGGGCCGGTCAACGCCGTTGCCCCCGAGCCTGTCACTAACCAGTATTTCTCCCAAGCTCTGGCGAACTGTTTGCGCAAGCCTTGCTTGCTACGCATGCCCAAATTCGCGGTGAAACTGCTCTGGGGGCAGGCCGGTGAGGAGCTGCTTTTAGGCAGTGCCAATATTGAGCCGCGCCAAGCCCTAGCCCATGGTTTTAACTATCGTTTTGCCAGTTTGAGCGAGGCCCTAAACGCCAGTGTAAAAAATTAA
- a CDS encoding universal stress protein, with translation MSGYRLITVAISPEEHLDGALLLERALKLTSADAVQVIQVCSHPVIGEGQLDQGGAEDEGTLKRMLRDELVNKLSRYHIAADNIWLCFGEPAQQIHRICRDTDSDLLIIGNREHHGLKGLTTISASAIVKAARLDVLTIYSP, from the coding sequence ATGTCCGGTTATCGGCTAATCACCGTAGCGATTTCGCCAGAAGAGCACTTAGACGGTGCGCTACTTCTCGAGCGCGCCCTGAAGCTAACCTCTGCCGACGCCGTTCAGGTTATACAAGTGTGCAGCCACCCAGTAATTGGCGAGGGCCAGCTGGACCAGGGCGGCGCCGAAGATGAAGGGACGTTGAAGCGTATGCTGCGCGACGAGCTAGTAAACAAGCTTAGTCGATACCATATTGCGGCGGACAATATTTGGCTCTGCTTTGGAGAGCCGGCGCAGCAGATCCATCGAATTTGCCGCGACACGGATTCTGATTTATTAATTATTGGTAACCGTGAACACCACGGCCTGAAAGGGCTGACGACAATCTCTGCCAGCGCAATCGTCAAGGCAGCGCGCTTGGATGTTTTGACAATTTACTCGCCCTAG
- a CDS encoding SapC family protein produces MTKQLMIYENIQPVTSDKHRTLAVKVTSHDFASELTSVPLLATEIPFAAAEYPVIFSAPNAEGEHTPLAIVGVQQGENLMLNSEGAFDARYIPAFIRRYPFVFAGDKENQNLTLCIDEDSKALVRDGSEGERLFDDNGEQTEFLKEILKFLQDYQYRAEMTKAFCRKLKELDLLEPMQANIEFRNNADSNMSIKGFYTVKREKLKALNDEQVADLFKRDGLELIYAHLNSLSNLNNLVERKNAKLS; encoded by the coding sequence GTGACCAAGCAATTAATGATTTACGAGAATATTCAGCCGGTAACCAGCGATAAGCATCGCACTTTGGCCGTTAAAGTCACTTCGCACGACTTCGCCTCCGAGTTGACTTCTGTGCCTCTGCTGGCGACGGAAATTCCGTTCGCGGCGGCCGAATACCCGGTGATCTTCTCCGCCCCCAACGCCGAGGGCGAGCACACTCCTCTAGCCATTGTGGGTGTGCAGCAGGGTGAAAACCTGATGCTGAATTCAGAGGGCGCATTTGATGCCCGCTACATTCCTGCATTCATTCGCCGCTACCCGTTTGTGTTTGCCGGCGATAAAGAAAATCAGAACTTGACTCTGTGTATCGACGAAGACAGCAAAGCACTGGTACGTGATGGCAGCGAAGGCGAGCGTTTGTTCGACGATAATGGCGAGCAAACTGAGTTTTTGAAAGAAATTCTGAAGTTCTTGCAGGATTATCAGTACCGCGCCGAAATGACCAAGGCTTTCTGCCGTAAACTCAAAGAGTTGGATCTGCTCGAGCCGATGCAGGCCAATATTGAGTTTCGCAATAATGCCGACAGCAACATGAGCATTAAAGGTTTCTACACTGTGAAACGTGAAAAGCTCAAGGCTTTGAATGACGAGCAGGTGGCGGATTTGTTCAAGCGCGATGGCTTGGAGTTGATCTACGCTCACCTTAATTCACTGAGTAACCTGAACAATCTGGTAGAGCGTAAAAACGCTAAACTGAGCTAA
- a CDS encoding MerR family transcriptional regulator, with product MLEPSHNDELPVIPGKRYFTIGEVSELCAVKPHVLRYWEQEFPQLKPVKRRGNRRYYQRQDVLTIRQIRSLLYDQGFTIGGARQQMSGETAQQDASQFNQLVSQMIAELETLLDVLKK from the coding sequence ATGCTGGAACCAAGCCATAACGACGAATTGCCGGTTATTCCCGGCAAGCGCTATTTCACGATCGGCGAGGTAAGCGAACTCTGCGCCGTTAAGCCTCATGTGCTGCGCTATTGGGAGCAGGAGTTTCCCCAGCTCAAGCCCGTCAAGCGCCGTGGTAATCGTCGTTATTATCAGCGCCAAGATGTGCTTACCATTCGTCAGATTCGCTCTTTGCTTTACGATCAGGGCTTTACTATTGGCGGTGCTCGCCAGCAAATGAGTGGCGAAACCGCGCAACAGGATGCCAGTCAATTCAACCAGCTGGTTAGCCAGATGATTGCCGAGCTGGAAACATTGCTGGATGTGCTGAAAAAATAG
- the ihfA gene encoding integration host factor subunit alpha: MPNGALTKADLAEKLYEELGLNKREAKELVELFFEEIRRSLECNEQVKLSGFGNFDLRDKSQRPGRNPKTGEEIPISARRVVTFRPGQKLKARVETYAGTKP; this comes from the coding sequence ATGCCCAACGGTGCGCTGACCAAAGCGGATTTAGCTGAAAAACTCTACGAAGAGCTCGGTCTCAACAAGCGTGAGGCCAAAGAGCTGGTGGAGTTATTTTTTGAGGAAATCAGGCGCTCTTTAGAATGCAACGAGCAGGTGAAGTTGTCCGGCTTTGGCAACTTTGATCTGCGTGACAAGAGCCAACGCCCCGGTCGCAACCCTAAGACCGGGGAGGAAATTCCTATTAGTGCACGCCGGGTAGTTACTTTCAGACCGGGACAAAAACTGAAAGCTCGAGTGGAAACCTATGCTGGAACCAAGCCATAA